Proteins encoded together in one Neobacillus sp. FSL H8-0543 window:
- a CDS encoding DMSO/selenate family reductase complex A subunit codes for MSEKNIFSKIGESKLSRRSLLKWTGIAAVPVVAGGIWSTKYLTKNKNVVEASETIVPTCSTLDCGGKCMIKAHVKGGVITRISARTDAELDEANPYMKACVRGRSYRKNQYHPDRLKYPMKRTGKRGEGKFERITWEEAVATIISETKRITEQYGPASRYVHQGTAVTGGTVGGAQLARRLMALSGGFLNYYHSVSMGNTAAATPYTYGTAQSGSSLDSLIDSKLVILWGHNPAETIFGNTNHYYKKLKEAGIKIIAIDPRYSNTAIAFADEWIPLLPGTDNALMDAMAYVIVKENLHNKAFLDKYVVGFDEEHMPEDVPAIESLVSYLMGKKDGQEKTPEWAESICHVPAKKIRELAREYATAKPAALIQGWGPQRHASGERIARGGTMLATITGNVGVSGGWASGYGGIPRKFPVGIPVPENPVKPSISIMNWTDAITDASTITPAEGLVDGDKLTTNIKLLFNLAGNYLINQQPDINKTKKILEDESLVEFIVASDHFLTPSAKYADILLPETTFFERWNIGESWGSGDYIILSEKVVENYYESRSDYDWLSEVAEGLGVGQAFTEGRSELDWIKYILDETRKVEPSTPTFEVFKKERIHYWRYDGPRIAFKDQIDDPENHPFETPSGKIELFSKRLYDMNNNEIPAIPTYIPEWEGPEDPLTAKFPLQCITWKGRNRANSTFANHPWLNEVAEQVLWINPKDAQKRNIKKGDKIKVYNDRGTLMIPAEVTTRIMPGVVAMQAGAWYNPDKNGIDQGGNANVLTSQRKTPLAKGNAHQTMLVEVQKA; via the coding sequence ATGAGTGAAAAAAATATATTTAGTAAAATTGGGGAAAGCAAATTATCACGTAGGTCACTCTTGAAATGGACAGGAATTGCTGCCGTTCCAGTCGTTGCTGGAGGGATCTGGTCAACCAAATACTTAACGAAGAATAAGAATGTGGTGGAAGCGAGTGAAACAATCGTCCCTACCTGCAGCACCTTAGATTGCGGCGGCAAGTGTATGATAAAAGCCCATGTTAAGGGTGGCGTCATCACACGAATCAGTGCACGTACCGATGCGGAGCTTGATGAAGCCAATCCTTATATGAAAGCCTGTGTTAGAGGCAGGTCCTATCGTAAAAACCAGTACCATCCTGACCGTTTAAAATATCCAATGAAGCGTACAGGTAAACGCGGTGAGGGAAAATTTGAACGAATTACCTGGGAGGAAGCAGTTGCTACTATAATAAGTGAAACAAAACGAATCACCGAACAATATGGACCTGCTTCCAGGTATGTCCATCAAGGGACTGCCGTTACAGGCGGAACCGTTGGCGGTGCCCAACTGGCAAGAAGGTTAATGGCCTTATCCGGTGGTTTCCTTAACTATTATCATTCTGTAAGTATGGGAAACACCGCGGCTGCGACTCCTTATACATATGGTACTGCGCAGTCTGGCAGCAGTCTGGATTCGCTAATTGATTCAAAATTGGTTATTTTATGGGGACATAATCCCGCTGAAACTATCTTTGGAAATACAAACCATTATTATAAAAAGTTAAAAGAAGCTGGCATAAAAATTATTGCGATTGACCCAAGATACTCCAATACAGCCATTGCGTTTGCCGATGAATGGATCCCATTATTACCTGGAACAGATAATGCCCTAATGGATGCAATGGCCTATGTGATTGTAAAGGAAAATCTGCATAACAAGGCATTTCTAGATAAGTATGTGGTCGGGTTTGATGAGGAGCATATGCCTGAAGATGTCCCTGCTATTGAATCCTTGGTATCCTATCTTATGGGTAAAAAGGATGGCCAAGAAAAAACACCTGAATGGGCTGAGTCTATTTGCCATGTTCCTGCCAAAAAAATACGTGAGCTTGCACGAGAATATGCAACAGCAAAGCCTGCTGCATTGATTCAAGGCTGGGGTCCACAGCGCCACGCAAGCGGTGAAAGAATTGCCCGTGGCGGAACAATGTTAGCAACGATTACTGGAAATGTTGGCGTATCCGGCGGCTGGGCCTCAGGGTATGGCGGTATTCCAAGAAAATTCCCAGTTGGAATTCCTGTTCCTGAAAACCCAGTAAAGCCTAGTATCTCCATTATGAATTGGACCGATGCGATTACAGATGCGAGTACAATCACACCTGCAGAGGGTCTTGTGGATGGTGACAAGCTTACAACAAATATTAAATTACTTTTTAACCTTGCCGGGAACTACCTGATCAATCAGCAGCCTGACATCAATAAGACGAAAAAAATTCTTGAGGATGAAAGTTTAGTAGAATTTATCGTTGCAAGTGATCACTTTTTAACTCCTAGTGCAAAATATGCTGATATCCTGCTACCAGAAACAACCTTCTTTGAACGCTGGAATATTGGTGAGTCATGGGGTTCAGGTGACTATATCATCCTGTCTGAAAAGGTCGTTGAAAACTATTACGAATCACGTTCCGATTATGACTGGCTTTCAGAAGTGGCGGAAGGGTTAGGTGTCGGACAAGCGTTTACAGAGGGACGTAGCGAGCTTGACTGGATAAAGTATATATTGGATGAAACAAGAAAAGTTGAGCCAAGTACCCCTACTTTCGAGGTTTTCAAAAAGGAACGGATTCATTATTGGCGTTACGATGGACCACGTATAGCGTTTAAGGACCAAATAGACGATCCGGAGAACCACCCATTCGAAACACCATCTGGAAAAATCGAGCTATTTTCTAAGCGATTATATGATATGAATAACAATGAAATCCCTGCCATTCCAACCTATATTCCGGAATGGGAAGGTCCCGAAGATCCACTAACAGCAAAATTCCCGCTGCAGTGTATCACCTGGAAAGGTCGGAACCGTGCTAACTCTACCTTCGCTAACCATCCGTGGCTAAACGAAGTGGCCGAACAGGTATTATGGATAAACCCTAAGGATGCCCAGAAGCGGAACATTAAAAAAGGTGACAAAATCAAGGTTTATAATGATCGCGGTACGCTAATGATTCCTGCAGAAGTCACAACGAGAATTATGCCTGGTGTGGTTGCCATGCAGGCTGGTGCCTGGTACAATCCTGATAAGAATGGAATTGACCAAGGTGGCAATGCGAACGTCCTTACAAGCCAGCGAAAAACACCACTAGCTAAAGGAAACGCACACCAAACCATGCTCGTCGAAGTACAAAAAGCATAA
- a CDS encoding molecular chaperone TorD family protein: MNTEESKITDDSSLLHSRLYINQLIRFILDEKPNRDSFAAIVNTSQFESLCEISEAASLIKIGIESLLTSENELLAKEEYNRLFVGPNMLPAPLWESVYLGREHLLFEEETLKVRECYRQYGLSFVRENNEPDDHIVIELEFLGYLIQKTLETTNVETKQKLLADQQAFLDDHLFKWGLSFCEHLNNATAFELYRGAAQLLAEYIRFEMDIIPFLKEALENE; the protein is encoded by the coding sequence ATGAATACAGAAGAGAGCAAAATAACAGATGATTCTTCCCTGCTTCATAGCAGGTTGTACATTAATCAATTGATACGGTTTATTTTAGATGAAAAGCCTAATAGAGATTCTTTTGCAGCAATTGTGAATACTTCACAATTTGAATCTCTTTGTGAAATCAGTGAGGCAGCTAGTCTCATTAAAATAGGCATTGAATCCCTTCTCACTTCTGAAAATGAACTGTTGGCGAAGGAAGAATATAATCGGTTGTTTGTAGGTCCAAATATGCTTCCTGCCCCACTTTGGGAATCAGTTTATTTAGGAAGAGAACATCTCTTGTTTGAGGAAGAGACATTAAAGGTAAGAGAGTGTTACCGCCAATACGGCTTGAGCTTCGTCCGTGAGAATAACGAACCTGATGATCACATTGTCATTGAGCTAGAATTTCTTGGTTATCTTATCCAAAAAACACTTGAAACAACTAATGTTGAAACGAAGCAAAAATTATTGGCTGATCAGCAAGCTTTTTTAGATGACCATCTTTTCAAATGGGGTCTTTCCTTTTGTGAACATTTGAACAATGCAACCGCTTTTGAATTGTATCGCGGTGCCGCGCAGCTGTTAGCGGAATATATCCGCTTTGAAATGGACATCATTCCTTTTTTAAAGGAGGCACTAGAAAATGAGTGA
- a CDS encoding glycosyltransferase family 4 protein — MKVLVIWRLLTVGGVNAGWRNRSIYFKKHGIDTEFLYTTDHGGLHIMQDIAPVYLTKDDQEIIGIIRDNHYDAIIVVDTGKAFKWLQKANYQGPVIVEARTPELIKLKPHLRNFRGIEPETIIVPSQYQKRLVSILTDDIPINVIYNGVDTSFFHALPTDTIDFENAPILPKDKKIIGWIGRLDKRKNWEMLMEVAKIIKSEREDIEFWLIGGAQSIQREEFAAKWLEEGLTDIIKWFPFIPYQQMPHVYAKIRHSGGCTLATTKTESFGNTFIESMVCGVPVVASKMMPITELVTHGETGLLFRGQNVEDAVKQLYGILDNPESFQQMSKAAIECVHEKFAIQKVAREYIDLLKKIGGMTKGTKGEVDSP; from the coding sequence ATGAAAGTACTTGTCATTTGGCGTCTGCTCACAGTTGGCGGCGTGAATGCCGGCTGGCGGAATCGCTCGATCTATTTTAAAAAACATGGAATTGATACGGAATTTCTATATACGACAGATCATGGCGGGCTCCATATTATGCAAGATATTGCTCCCGTCTATTTAACAAAGGATGATCAGGAAATTATTGGGATTATTCGGGACAACCATTATGATGCCATCATTGTCGTTGACACCGGGAAGGCCTTTAAATGGCTTCAAAAAGCAAATTATCAGGGTCCGGTCATTGTCGAAGCACGAACTCCTGAACTTATTAAGTTAAAACCCCATTTAAGAAACTTTAGAGGTATTGAACCAGAAACAATCATCGTTCCCTCTCAGTATCAAAAACGATTAGTGTCAATATTGACAGATGATATTCCGATTAACGTCATCTATAACGGTGTGGATACCTCTTTTTTTCATGCCTTACCGACAGATACCATCGATTTTGAAAATGCTCCTATTTTGCCTAAAGATAAAAAAATTATCGGTTGGATTGGTCGTTTGGACAAACGAAAAAACTGGGAAATGTTAATGGAAGTAGCCAAAATAATCAAAAGCGAACGTGAGGATATTGAATTTTGGCTGATAGGCGGTGCTCAAAGTATACAGCGGGAAGAGTTTGCAGCCAAGTGGCTCGAGGAAGGGCTTACCGACATTATTAAATGGTTTCCCTTCATCCCTTATCAGCAAATGCCGCATGTGTATGCAAAAATTCGTCATTCAGGAGGGTGTACACTAGCCACCACAAAAACGGAATCCTTCGGAAATACATTTATCGAGTCGATGGTATGTGGTGTACCTGTGGTTGCGTCAAAAATGATGCCAATTACTGAATTAGTCACGCACGGTGAGACGGGGTTGCTTTTTCGCGGACAAAATGTGGAAGATGCCGTAAAGCAGTTGTACGGCATCTTGGACAACCCTGAATCCTTCCAACAGATGTCAAAGGCAGCAATCGAATGTGTACACGAAAAATTTGCTATTCAAAAAGTAGCGAGGGAATATATTGATTTATTGAAAAAAATAGGCGGAATGACGAAAGGTACAAAGGGTGAGGTGGACAGCCCATGA